The nucleotide window TAGTCAGTTCTATCAATGCCTCAAGGCGCTCCGCGCCCTAATCCCACGAGAGGATCGGCTTCTTGCCGCGTCACGATCATGAGCGTCACTCCTATGATCGCCGGTACCGGAATGGTTGGCTGGCAAATGTTGCAGAACACGCTCGCGAACCAGCAGCGCGCCTTTGAAAGCAGCGCGGAAATTCGTCGCGAAGGCCACTACTTTCGCGAGAACGTCGGCTCGGTCGAGACTCCGGAAGACCTTGTAAGCGACCGGCGCTTGCTACGGGTGGCGCTCGCTGCCTTCGGGATGGAAGAGGAAACAGACAACAAGCGCCTGATCCAAAAGGTCCTCGAAGAAGGGACGGGAGACAGCACGTCATTGGCCAACCGGCTGAATGACAGCCGCTATGTTGCATTCGCAGACGTGTTCAATTTCGAGGTTTCCGTCGAGAGCCGCACACAGGAGGAGGGATTCGCAGCCCCCATTTTGGACGCATATGAAACCCGGGTACGGTCTGAGCTGCAGAAAACGCTGGCCGAGCCACAGTATGCGAACGATCCGGTTTATGCGGCTCTGTTCAAGGCAGAGGTCGAAGAGAACATTGGCACCGCGCGAACCTATTTCGAGGGGACGATCGGGACTATTACGTCGGCCGATGAACTTCTCGAAGACACCGATCTTCTTAACGTAGTACTAAAAGCCTTCGACATCGAAGATCGCCGTGACAGTCATACACTTCTGCGCCGCGTTCTGGAGGAGGGAACGGAACGCCCCGAAGCGCTCGCC belongs to Salipiger profundus and includes:
- a CDS encoding DUF1217 domain-containing protein; this encodes MIAGTGMVGWQMLQNTLANQQRAFESSAEIRREGHYFRENVGSVETPEDLVSDRRLLRVALAAFGMEEETDNKRLIQKVLEEGTGDSTSLANRLNDSRYVAFADVFNFEVSVESRTQEEGFAAPILDAYETRVRSELQKTLAEPQYANDPVYAALFKAEVEENIGTARTYFEGTIGTITSADELLEDTDLLNVVLKAFDIEDRRDSHTLLRRVLEEGTERPEALANVLGDSRLIKLSEAFGFDQTRTSTALQREPFASNIVDQYHRQAFEDAVAKVDPAIGTALRFQGALPELAESDISENAKWYNVLGSTTMRTVFERALNLPDGFSQIDIDKQVDVLRDKLDRRFGVKTFSELQSEDTLNRIIHGFLLQDQIANSAGIGSSQVALTLIGNIRQSSLSA